GGGCGGTAAAGAACGTCTCACTCCCATAACCAAGGCGGCGCTGACTTGGGTTCGCGAATACATTCAAGGGCCGCGGATGCGGACGGCATCCAAGGGCCTCAGCCGCGGCGCCGTCTTTCTCAGCACGCGCGGCAGACGCATCAGCCGAAAAACGGTCTGGCTGCTGGTCAAACAATATGCCCAAGCCGCCGGCATCCAAAAACCGATCAGCCCCCACTCACTGCGACACTCGTTTGCTACACATCTGATCGAAAACGGCGCCGATCTGCGCGCCGTTCAAGAGATGCTCGGCCACGCGGACATTATTACGACGCAAATCTATACGCACCTGGATCGCGGCTTTCTGAAAGAGGTGCATCGCAAATATCATCCCTTGGAAAGCGGAGCGCTATGGCGGAAATAGCGGCCAAAACCATCGGCTCTCTCCTTTATGAAGTGGAAGAAACCGTTTCGACTAATCTCCACCTGAAAGAGCTTGCCGATGACCTGCCTCATGGAACCGTCCTGCGCGCGGAACGCCAAACCGCCGGTCGCGGCCGCTTTTCACGCGCCTGGTTTTCCGATGAGCAGAG
This candidate division KSB1 bacterium DNA region includes the following protein-coding sequences:
- a CDS encoding biotin--[acetyl-CoA-carboxylase] ligase, coding for MAEIAAKTIGSLLYEVEETVSTNLHLKELADDLPHGTVLRAERQTAGRGRFSRAWFSDEQ